The Chitinophaga caeni genome segment GATGCCCAGTGGCTTTCCTAAGACTAAGCCCAGCATTATGCCATGGCTAATGCTATTGTCGAAGGCATGAAGGATATCAGGAGGGAAAACAATAGCTGTATTTGCCAATGCGAATAAAGGCATTATTACGAAGTTAATAGGATCATGCAATTTATTCACCATCGAGTCTATCCTATTAAGCGGGATACAGAATGCTAATAAAACACCGGCGATCGTAGCATGTACACCGGAATTAAAGATGCAATACCACAATATAATTCCCGGTATAAAATAGAATATCAGTTTCTGAACTTTAAGGACATTTAATATTACCAGTAAAGCCATGATTCCGGCTCCTAACAATAAATAGAATCCCTGGATCTCTGCCGTGTAAAAAATCGCGATGGCGAGGATAGCCCCTAGATCATCTATAATAGCCAAAGCCGTCAAAAATATCTTTAAAGTTACCGGCACACGTTTGCCCAACAGGGAAAGGATACCGAGTGAAAACGCGATATCAGTAGCCATCGGTATACCCCAGCCATGGTGAAAAGGGGTACCCTGGTTAAATGCGAGGTAAATTGCAGCCGGGAACAACATACCGCCGATCGCGGCCAACACCGGCATAATCGACTTGCGGATAGATGATAATTCCCCGGTAGTTAATTCCCTCTTTATCTCCATTCCCACCAAGAAAAAGAATAACACCATCAGTTCATCGTTGATCACCATGACCACTGAATTAGGGAAATGTAAACCGAATATTTCAAAATGATGCCCTGTTTTATGATCGAATAATGTTGTCCAGAATTGCGTATATGTTTCAGACCAAGGGGAGTTTGCCAATACCAGTGAAATAATCGTACAAGCGACCAATATAATCCCTACTGCCCGGCTATCATTTAAAAATTGATATACCGGTGATAATAAACGTCTTTCTAATTTCTTAATTCCATCTTTTAATGCCATCTGCTCCAATTATTTTTTATAAATAACAAGTAGGCGCCCTAATAGATAAATTAAAGCACCCCGTTACGATTAATAAATTATGCTGAACTAGCTATTATTGACCAATTAATTCGTATTTGGATTTTGGTCTACGGTCTACCTCCCATTTGAAACCCGGTAAGAACATATGTTCATTTGTACGCTGGGTAAAGGGATCCATGATACTGTCGGGTTCTTTTATGAACACGATGCGTTCAAGCTCTCCAGCTTCAAAATAAGCTTTGATCATCGCGCATTTTAAATGCACCAGGCTAATAAAAGCGCTATCGGAATCCTGCAAGTAATATACCGCTTCGGCATTTCCATTGACATACATTGAGTCTAGCTTGTTATCAGAAAAATAGCCCCAGATCGTTTGTCCTTTTACCTGGTTATAAATATCCTTGAAACCCAAACTATTTATGATCATTGCATTCTGATCCAATAATACGCGGTCCGCTTTCTTGTTCTTCGTATACAACACGACCGTGTCTCCGAACATCTGGAACTCTTTTGACCATAATATAGGATCATGGTATAAACGGAATGCCGAATCCTTGGTAGTGTAATATACGCTATCTGCAACTCCTTGCAAGGAATCTGAAAATATCTTTACATCATGATATGCCTTTATAAAGCGGTAGGTAGCCGTATCGGCAGGTTGGACGGGCGCGGTATCCGGGGCTGCCTCGATGGTATTATTAGTATCTAGCAAAGGCTTCATAGCCTGCTCTTCAAACAGCATCGACTTGCGTTTGTTCCGCTCATCGAAATGCTGAACTTTGACATCCGGTTTACCAGGAGTACTAATTGCAGTATCTTTCACAGGAAGTGTATCCCGTTTTATTAACCGGCTTGTATCAGCAACCACTTTATCCAATAGACTATCAAAACTACTTTTATCAACTTCTATTACATCAAGGCTAGTATCAACCTGTTTGTTCAAGGTACTATCGGGCCTATCAACATCGACAATACCCGGTATTTTTTGAGCGGTACTATCTTTTTTGATAAATGCGCTATCTAACATTTTGACAACCTTATTGCTATCCGCTTTCCCTGTTGTACTATCCTTCGGCATTTTAACTGAATCGACTAATGGCTTAGTCGGCGCGGAGAACAAGGTATCTGCCGCGATGAATATGGTATCCTGTCCTTCTAATAACATGACAGGTTTTTGGGTAGCCATCAAGGATTTTGCATTTTGATCAACTGTACCGAGATTGGCCAACACGG includes the following:
- the nhaA gene encoding Na+/H+ antiporter NhaA, which gives rise to MALKDGIKKLERRLLSPVYQFLNDSRAVGIILVACTIISLVLANSPWSETYTQFWTTLFDHKTGHHFEIFGLHFPNSVVMVINDELMVLFFFLVGMEIKRELTTGELSSIRKSIMPVLAAIGGMLFPAAIYLAFNQGTPFHHGWGIPMATDIAFSLGILSLLGKRVPVTLKIFLTALAIIDDLGAILAIAIFYTAEIQGFYLLLGAGIMALLVILNVLKVQKLIFYFIPGIILWYCIFNSGVHATIAGVLLAFCIPLNRIDSMVNKLHDPINFVIMPLFALANTAIVFPPDILHAFDNSISHGIMLGLVLGKPLGIFLFSWVAAKLKLASLPTGADWKQLWGIGMIAGIGFTMSIFISTLAFKSVDEQIISIMSVILASVIAAVLGFLYIRLVCNMKRKPKLMES
- a CDS encoding OstA-like protein, which produces MLKKIVFGILPFLGLALLAHFMANAVPGVTPGEYYPPQEDTSRKIHVIGGGVLRAGTDNEGKEVQIVVPDAIFRQGTTLLYCDSAVFYEKANMVKAFGNVHINQADSIHIYSDLLNYNGNDRIATVTGNAKLTDGKTTITGPELAYDMNARMGSYTKSGRLTNEQSILTSEQGYYYADTKDVHFVNNVLLEDPEYTLSTDELWYNTETKVSSIVAPTTIYDGKTTMYATSGTYNTEAGLGDFTGRPIIEDSTSRLTANSVQMDKASGRAYAIGNMVWRDTAQKISVLANLGTVDQNAKSLMATQKPVMLLEGQDTIFIAADTLFSAPTKPLVDSVKMPKDSTTGKADSNKVVKMLDSAFIKKDSTAQKIPGIVDVDRPDSTLNKQVDTSLDVIEVDKSSFDSLLDKVVADTSRLIKRDTLPVKDTAISTPGKPDVKVQHFDERNKRKSMLFEEQAMKPLLDTNNTIEAAPDTAPVQPADTATYRFIKAYHDVKIFSDSLQGVADSVYYTTKDSAFRLYHDPILWSKEFQMFGDTVVLYTKNKKADRVLLDQNAMIINSLGFKDIYNQVKGQTIWGYFSDNKLDSMYVNGNAEAVYYLQDSDSAFISLVHLKCAMIKAYFEAGELERIVFIKEPDSIMDPFTQRTNEHMFLPGFKWEVDRRPKSKYELIGQ